The following coding sequences are from one Pigmentibacter sp. JX0631 window:
- a CDS encoding Mrp/NBP35 family ATP-binding protein, with translation MENTQNLITFHSVKELSSRVTKEIYDLLGSFPWQERIISVEKKDSKTLIRFYSDGLNLASKALIEQFLKEQLSSFQEEFAVYFERKEKTTASPNSAPKSASQEKPQVEDSAKKTSSGKKPIAGVKRIIAVASGKGGVGKSTVSVNLAIALHNQGYKVGILDADIYGPSVPTMLNLHQDPLVNEHNKIIPPEAHGLKVMSFGFFAPEETAVIWRGPMIMKALQQFFWDVDWGSLDFLIIDLPPGTGDAQLTLVQSIPITGSVIVTTPQNVALLDAVKGIAMFRKTEVPILGVVENMSTFTCPACGSESHIFGTGGAERVANKFEVELLGHVPLLPEVRAAGDEGEPLTTQPNHPIRIRFAEIAEKVVKNAIQMENK, from the coding sequence ATGGAAAATACACAAAATTTAATAACGTTCCATTCTGTGAAAGAATTGAGTTCAAGGGTAACTAAAGAAATTTATGATCTTTTGGGTTCTTTTCCTTGGCAGGAGCGAATTATCTCAGTTGAAAAAAAAGATTCAAAAACATTGATTCGCTTTTATTCTGACGGATTAAATCTAGCGAGCAAAGCACTCATTGAACAATTTTTAAAAGAACAATTAAGCTCTTTTCAGGAAGAATTCGCTGTTTACTTTGAACGAAAAGAAAAAACAACAGCTAGTCCCAATTCAGCTCCAAAATCTGCATCCCAAGAAAAGCCTCAAGTCGAAGATTCTGCAAAAAAAACTTCTTCCGGTAAAAAGCCAATCGCTGGTGTTAAACGCATAATTGCTGTTGCCAGTGGTAAAGGTGGTGTTGGAAAAAGTACCGTAAGCGTAAATTTAGCCATAGCTTTACACAATCAAGGTTATAAAGTTGGTATTCTTGATGCTGATATATATGGCCCAAGCGTACCTACTATGCTTAATCTCCATCAAGATCCTTTAGTGAATGAGCACAACAAAATTATTCCTCCTGAAGCTCACGGCCTAAAGGTAATGTCTTTTGGTTTTTTTGCACCTGAAGAAACTGCTGTTATTTGGCGTGGACCAATGATTATGAAGGCTCTTCAGCAATTCTTCTGGGATGTTGATTGGGGTTCTCTCGATTTTCTAATTATAGATCTTCCACCAGGAACTGGGGATGCACAATTAACTTTAGTTCAAAGTATTCCCATTACTGGATCCGTTATTGTAACAACTCCACAAAACGTTGCTTTGCTTGATGCCGTAAAAGGTATCGCAATGTTCAGAAAAACAGAAGTGCCTATCCTAGGCGTTGTTGAAAATATGTCTACTTTTACTTGTCCTGCTTGTGGTAGTGAATCACATATTTTTGGAACTGGTGGCGCTGAACGCGTTGCCAATAAATTTGAGGTAGAATTACTAGGCCATGTACCATTGTTGCCAGAAGTCAGAGCTGCTGGCGATGAAGGAGAGCCATTAACAACTCAGCCAAATCACCCTATTCGAATTCGTTTTGCTGAAATAGCAGAAAAAGTTGTTAAAAATGCTATACAGATGGAAAATAAGTAA
- a CDS encoding response regulator translates to MKKILIADASKASLVMTSEVFKDHYPGVQVIVARNSSEAIELAKINDNIDAFIIDYDLPDANGAQTAAKLKKQYSIPVLITAFDTTEVVQNIETTLKQYPDCQSWLKKPVNPDVVIAVAQRFCDGKIRAQKRITCNLPAIAEIILENESLVAYQQKLSPIPAKNSKSLEKTKIKTKKELKTPKKVAAKKEIIKSIPLYFCGIIEDCSLSGVKLKPSKNSKIGLTDWNQLLASMEFISSGSSVILKLPSTNDIENGKILEITKMISNQIENGKKKESEIGNNKKKSTSTKGNSIAKKAEEEKVPALATLSENTKAKVVNQQNIEDRLQSLTGKVAWTSSESGEWCVGVEFESPSLSKKLFESILSYQLKQQKNITNQSVMKTSRAS, encoded by the coding sequence GTGAAAAAAATATTAATAGCCGATGCCAGCAAAGCCAGTTTGGTAATGACGAGTGAAGTTTTTAAAGATCACTATCCAGGGGTTCAGGTTATCGTAGCAAGAAACTCTTCTGAAGCAATAGAATTGGCAAAAATAAACGACAACATTGATGCATTTATCATTGACTATGATTTACCGGATGCGAACGGTGCGCAAACTGCAGCTAAATTAAAAAAACAATATAGCATACCCGTTCTCATTACAGCTTTTGATACAACTGAAGTAGTGCAAAATATTGAAACCACTTTAAAACAATATCCTGATTGTCAAAGTTGGTTAAAAAAACCAGTTAATCCTGACGTAGTAATAGCTGTTGCACAGCGTTTTTGTGATGGAAAAATTCGTGCCCAGAAAAGGATTACTTGTAATTTACCAGCAATAGCTGAAATTATTTTAGAAAATGAGAGTCTTGTGGCATATCAGCAAAAGTTGTCTCCTATTCCAGCTAAAAACTCAAAAAGCTTAGAAAAGACAAAAATAAAAACAAAGAAAGAATTAAAAACACCAAAAAAAGTAGCTGCAAAAAAAGAAATAATAAAATCCATCCCCTTATACTTTTGTGGAATTATAGAGGACTGTTCACTCAGTGGAGTAAAATTAAAACCCAGTAAAAACAGTAAAATTGGTTTAACTGACTGGAATCAATTGCTCGCTAGTATGGAATTTATCTCATCAGGAAGCTCTGTTATTTTAAAATTACCTTCTACAAATGATATTGAAAATGGGAAAATTCTTGAAATAACAAAGATGATTTCTAATCAAATAGAAAATGGGAAGAAAAAGGAGAGTGAGATTGGAAATAACAAGAAAAAGTCTACATCAACTAAAGGGAACTCTATTGCTAAAAAAGCTGAAGAGGAAAAGGTTCCAGCTTTGGCAACTTTAAGCGAAAATACAAAAGCAAAAGTGGTAAACCAACAGAATATTGAGGATAGGTTGCAATCTTTGACAGGAAAAGTTGCTTGGACGAGTTCTGAATCTGGAGAATGGTGTGTTGGTGTAGAATTTGAGAGCCCTAGTCTTTCTAAAAAGCTATTTGAGTCTATTCTTTCATACCAATTGAAGCAGCAAAAAAACATTACAAATCAATCAGTTATGAAGACCTCTCGAGCGAGTTAA
- a CDS encoding DUF4340 domain-containing protein produces MKFSTTVGLGVIAIAALVGVYYGEGYYTEKKEEKAKEASFALFFQTKDILKFSIQNSAGNFTFVRDANDKPWRLVTPLQLSADQDAVNNILASIQQLGIQQELVNTENMLTGDKKQLAQFGLETPKLTISVELKKNQEAKLFVGSPLEIGGKVSGSISPASVYAMNPNKTKLLVIDHAFSETIMNKKLEDFRSKRVSTFTKDDVHSFEITNNGKVILVGKSNNNWEVLKPSKWPADSGFVSDYLMRFQGLLAKKIYEKSEINESLLEKFNLKNPVAHISFKDSAGKAIDTFDLSITKEGIYTYVKDGSIAKLNLDLWPDLVPLEKMFKNRLVMLNVALEKINKINLANTLAFVKKDNNWYKITSPNQQPAVSETPNQDAFSFFSNWEFMTADDLILNPSETDLVQFGMTKPLKVFSFEFGTAEKLQPIKIIVGNRVPKNEKNVYLKRSDSPIVYIVDAGWLSLLAQLYSVGDPSNASVKKQME; encoded by the coding sequence ATGAAATTTTCTACTACAGTTGGCCTAGGAGTAATTGCAATAGCTGCATTAGTTGGTGTTTATTATGGTGAAGGGTATTACACAGAGAAGAAAGAAGAAAAAGCTAAGGAAGCTTCTTTTGCTCTTTTTTTTCAAACAAAAGATATCTTAAAATTTTCAATTCAAAATAGTGCTGGAAATTTTACTTTTGTTCGTGATGCAAATGATAAGCCTTGGCGTCTTGTTACTCCTCTTCAATTGTCAGCAGATCAAGATGCCGTTAATAATATTTTAGCTTCTATTCAGCAATTAGGGATTCAGCAAGAATTGGTAAACACAGAGAATATGCTTACTGGAGATAAAAAACAATTAGCACAATTTGGTTTAGAAACTCCTAAATTAACAATTTCTGTGGAGTTAAAAAAGAATCAGGAAGCCAAGCTTTTCGTTGGAAGTCCGCTTGAAATAGGTGGGAAAGTTTCCGGTAGTATTTCTCCAGCTTCTGTTTACGCTATGAATCCGAACAAGACAAAACTTTTAGTGATCGATCATGCTTTTTCTGAAACTATAATGAATAAAAAATTAGAAGATTTTAGAAGTAAGCGGGTCAGTACATTTACTAAAGACGATGTCCATTCTTTTGAAATTACCAATAATGGGAAAGTAATTTTAGTCGGAAAAAGCAATAATAATTGGGAAGTGCTCAAACCAAGTAAATGGCCAGCTGACAGTGGTTTTGTCTCAGATTATTTGATGAGATTCCAAGGCCTTCTAGCTAAAAAAATATATGAGAAGTCTGAAATCAATGAAAGTTTGCTTGAAAAATTCAACTTAAAAAATCCAGTAGCGCATATTTCTTTTAAAGACTCTGCAGGAAAGGCAATTGATACATTTGATTTAAGTATTACCAAAGAAGGTATTTATACTTATGTCAAAGATGGTTCTATTGCAAAATTAAATTTAGATCTCTGGCCTGACCTTGTTCCGCTTGAGAAAATGTTCAAAAATAGACTAGTTATGTTAAATGTCGCACTTGAGAAAATAAATAAAATTAATCTTGCGAACACTTTAGCATTTGTTAAAAAAGATAATAATTGGTACAAAATAACTTCTCCCAATCAACAGCCAGCTGTATCTGAGACTCCCAATCAAGATGCCTTTTCTTTCTTTTCTAACTGGGAGTTTATGACTGCAGATGATCTTATTTTAAACCCTTCTGAGACTGATTTAGTGCAGTTTGGGATGACAAAACCTCTTAAAGTTTTTTCTTTTGAGTTTGGAACAGCAGAAAAACTTCAACCAATAAAAATAATTGTTGGAAATAGGGTTCCAAAAAATGAAAAAAATGTGTATTTAAAACGATCAGACTCACCTATCGTTTATATCGTAGATGCAGGGTGGCTCTCTCTACTTGCCCAGCTTTATTCAGTTGGTGATCCTTCAAATGCATCAGTGAAAAAACAGATGGAGTAA
- a CDS encoding Gldg family protein, whose protein sequence is MKKHKLEFSIGALFVALIVVLMWQYLYFISKPLPIILVSISVAIIIYIVSPIGEKNKEHEAYAPKFFAQAAVTSLIAVAIIILVAVILNKTTFSKTFDLTNNKINSLSDESEKLLDSLSKPVQIYCIPASNPTDNYCDNSTDLLNLYMRRSKNLMYMGALSLSDKAIIQKLQPSGYSRLMLLTDNNKSEVEGQITESKLTNGIINLIKYKKVVYFLTGHGEPSISSEGNAEKNYSDIVMSLRSRAYDVKEWNIKQGNLPKEARVLVAGDNNITYSEQVENLLENFIAQGGRLVLIVNPYREQGLEKLYAKLNLKLDPILLTLNTNTPIGQQIMKQNLSRPPVIASNFSTESPITKVITQSFGAQGVMPIDGARPITILNESGNSNIKTHSIVLTSAYNAAPITITAEARNKIDLNSPFQLIPDNNFDPNKAWPLAVSVDISGASNFSSDKSIAKPADAAKDKSEVVVYGFGIVSPFSKSVPISEEMLPLTIAHLYQDQELVSIPTKDFTPKQFNLSRNPALWLILFSGVLPISTALAGFFIWMRRRSA, encoded by the coding sequence ATGAAAAAGCATAAACTAGAATTTTCAATTGGTGCGTTGTTTGTTGCTCTTATAGTCGTTTTGATGTGGCAATATTTATATTTTATTTCTAAACCATTACCTATTATTTTAGTTTCCATTTCTGTGGCAATAATAATTTACATTGTTTCACCAATTGGTGAAAAAAATAAAGAACATGAAGCTTATGCCCCCAAGTTTTTTGCACAGGCAGCAGTTACTAGTCTTATAGCAGTTGCAATTATCATTTTAGTTGCAGTTATACTAAATAAAACAACATTTTCCAAAACATTTGATTTGACTAATAATAAAATAAACTCATTGAGTGATGAGTCTGAAAAATTATTAGATTCATTAAGTAAACCTGTGCAAATTTATTGTATTCCAGCATCAAATCCAACGGATAATTATTGTGATAATAGTACTGACTTATTAAATTTATATATGCGTCGATCAAAAAATTTAATGTATATGGGAGCGCTAAGTTTATCAGATAAAGCTATTATACAAAAATTACAGCCTTCTGGTTATTCTCGTTTGATGTTGCTAACCGATAATAATAAGAGCGAAGTTGAGGGGCAAATTACTGAAAGTAAATTAACAAATGGGATAATTAATTTAATTAAATATAAAAAAGTTGTTTACTTTTTAACTGGACATGGAGAACCATCTATCAGTTCTGAAGGAAATGCAGAAAAAAATTATTCCGATATAGTTATGTCTCTGCGCTCTAGAGCTTATGATGTTAAAGAATGGAATATTAAACAGGGTAACTTACCTAAAGAAGCAAGAGTATTGGTTGCAGGTGATAACAATATAACTTATTCTGAGCAGGTTGAAAATCTTTTAGAAAACTTTATTGCACAAGGCGGACGTTTAGTATTAATTGTCAATCCTTATCGTGAGCAAGGGCTTGAAAAATTATACGCAAAATTAAATTTAAAGTTAGATCCAATATTATTAACTTTAAATACTAATACGCCTATTGGGCAACAAATAATGAAACAAAACTTATCACGCCCTCCAGTTATAGCGAGTAATTTTAGTACAGAATCACCAATTACAAAAGTAATTACTCAATCATTTGGTGCTCAAGGAGTGATGCCGATTGATGGAGCTCGGCCTATAACAATTTTAAATGAAAGTGGAAACTCAAATATAAAAACCCATTCAATTGTTCTAACTTCTGCTTATAACGCTGCTCCAATTACTATAACTGCTGAGGCAAGAAATAAAATAGATTTAAATTCTCCATTTCAGCTTATCCCCGATAATAATTTTGATCCTAATAAAGCTTGGCCATTGGCTGTTAGCGTAGACATTTCTGGTGCATCTAATTTTTCTTCAGATAAATCAATTGCTAAACCAGCAGATGCAGCAAAAGATAAATCAGAAGTAGTTGTTTATGGATTTGGTATAGTTAGTCCATTCTCAAAATCAGTCCCAATAAGTGAAGAAATGTTACCTTTAACAATAGCTCATCTTTATCAAGACCAAGAACTTGTTTCCATTCCTACAAAAGATTTCACGCCAAAACAGTTTAACTTGTCAAGAAATCCTGCATTGTGGCTAATCTTATTTTCTGGTGTGTTACCTATTTCAACGGCGTTGGCAGGCTTTTTCATTTGGATGAGAAGGAGATCTGCATGA
- a CDS encoding ABC transporter permease → MSATLSIAERDFKGFFGTPLGWIAACIIFVISGIVFFIVVNMLLIRGQSIDPVADIFGQVLGFLNYINIFIIPAFTMRAISEDLGSGTYRLHSAAPISTWEIVLGKFLGIMFYFGVLITLMLIYPLYSFIFTQPDLKVLFTGWLGLVLNSAAIVSIGLFISALTKNPVISYLGSTFFILIFILSGFITGVPDWYRKNVNLLELSSDFTRGLIKTGSLATYLAIIFVFLVLCRFVMESKKWRL, encoded by the coding sequence ATGAGCGCAACATTATCAATTGCTGAAAGAGATTTTAAAGGATTTTTTGGAACACCCCTAGGCTGGATCGCTGCCTGTATCATTTTTGTAATTTCAGGAATTGTTTTTTTCATTGTAGTTAATATGCTTCTTATCCGTGGACAATCAATAGATCCTGTCGCCGATATTTTTGGACAAGTTCTAGGTTTTTTAAATTATATCAATATATTTATAATTCCAGCATTCACTATGCGCGCAATCAGTGAAGATTTAGGGAGTGGTACCTATCGCTTGCACTCAGCTGCTCCAATCTCTACTTGGGAAATTGTTTTAGGTAAATTTTTAGGAATTATGTTTTATTTTGGTGTATTAATTACTTTAATGTTAATTTATCCACTTTATTCATTTATATTTACTCAACCTGATCTGAAGGTTTTATTTACTGGTTGGCTTGGTTTAGTATTAAATTCAGCTGCCATAGTCTCCATAGGATTATTTATTAGCGCATTAACAAAAAATCCTGTTATTAGTTATCTTGGTTCTACTTTTTTTATCTTAATTTTTATTCTTTCAGGCTTTATTACAGGCGTACCAGATTGGTATAGAAAAAATGTTAATTTATTAGAGCTTAGTTCAGATTTTACTAGAGGCTTGATAAAAACAGGGTCTCTAGCAACTTATTTAGCTATCATTTTTGTTTTCTTAGTTCTATGTCGTTTTGTAATGGAAAGTAAAAAGTGGAGATTATAA
- a CDS encoding ABC transporter ATP-binding protein yields the protein MIEVNNLVKLFGERKVLHNLNFSVGTGRICGFLGPNGSGKSTTMDILAGLLGPSAGEVKICGFNVVTQSKEVKEQVGYLPDNPPLYKDMKVKDFVTYVAKIRGINSKIRKSEVDRVIEECDVSDVANRIIGNLSKGYRQRVALCSALVHRPNVLILDEPTEGLDPNQILHIRKLIKKLAKERTVILSSHILSEVQATCDEVIIINQGHIAAKTSIQNDSTKPSYYLYTFASKAENALHWFQQRNYVKSAKPMTQKLNSILVEFGNEFWADRNNESIANVTEQIVQQNFPLIGIEEKKEGLEELFFEVIRSQPGHHQVQILPSGELL from the coding sequence ATGATCGAAGTGAATAATTTGGTAAAGCTTTTTGGCGAGCGAAAGGTTTTACATAATTTAAATTTTTCAGTGGGAACTGGAAGAATTTGTGGGTTTTTAGGGCCAAATGGTTCAGGTAAATCAACAACTATGGATATTCTTGCGGGTTTATTAGGGCCAAGTGCAGGTGAAGTTAAGATTTGTGGTTTCAATGTTGTTACTCAATCTAAAGAAGTAAAGGAACAAGTTGGCTATTTACCTGATAATCCCCCTTTATATAAAGATATGAAAGTGAAAGATTTTGTAACATATGTTGCGAAGATCAGGGGGATAAATTCAAAAATTAGAAAAAGTGAAGTAGATAGGGTTATCGAAGAATGTGATGTTAGTGATGTAGCAAATAGAATAATCGGGAATCTTTCTAAAGGTTACAGACAAAGAGTTGCTTTGTGTTCAGCTTTAGTTCATAGACCAAATGTTTTAATTTTAGATGAGCCAACGGAAGGTTTAGATCCAAATCAAATTTTACATATTCGAAAATTAATTAAAAAATTAGCAAAAGAGCGGACAGTTATTTTAAGTTCCCATATTTTATCTGAAGTTCAAGCAACATGTGATGAAGTTATTATTATCAATCAAGGTCATATAGCAGCAAAAACTTCAATTCAAAATGATTCAACAAAACCTTCTTACTATTTATATACTTTTGCATCAAAAGCGGAAAATGCTTTGCATTGGTTCCAACAACGTAACTATGTGAAGTCAGCAAAACCAATGACACAAAAACTAAATTCTATTTTAGTAGAATTTGGAAATGAATTTTGGGCTGATAGAAATAACGAAAGTATTGCAAACGTAACGGAGCAAATTGTTCAACAAAATTTCCCCTTAATTGGAATAGAAGAGAAAAAAGAAGGATTAGAAGAATTATTTTTTGAAGTGATTCGTTCACAACCAGGACATCATCAAGTTCAAATTTTACCTTCAGGAGAACTTTTATGA
- a CDS encoding response regulator — translation MRKRKFGDQTFAKKVAELNRKAMAQEHIVNLEAYRAASRKPEAKTILVVDDEPVMRNAIKRIFEKDNYRVLLAKDAMELSKIIEDTKLDLILLDIQLPWVDGYELCALLKSHPLLKNLPVAFVSGNKTEEDIRKGFDAGCDEYITKPFEVEAIQKMVSQLLLKSS, via the coding sequence ATGCGGAAAAGGAAATTTGGAGATCAAACCTTTGCCAAAAAGGTTGCTGAACTCAATAGGAAAGCAATGGCACAAGAACATATTGTTAATTTAGAAGCCTATCGCGCGGCTTCAAGAAAACCCGAAGCAAAAACAATCTTGGTTGTCGACGATGAACCTGTCATGCGTAACGCTATTAAAAGAATATTTGAAAAAGACAATTATCGCGTATTGCTCGCAAAAGACGCAATGGAACTTTCAAAGATAATTGAAGACACGAAGCTCGATCTGATTCTTTTAGACATTCAACTCCCCTGGGTTGACGGATATGAACTTTGTGCTTTACTTAAATCACATCCCCTCCTTAAAAATTTGCCAGTCGCATTCGTTTCAGGCAATAAAACAGAAGAGGATATCCGCAAAGGTTTTGATGCAGGGTGTGATGAATATATTACAAAACCTTTTGAAGTTGAAGCAATACAAAAAATGGTGAGTCAATTACTTCTGAAGTCGAGTTAG
- a CDS encoding aspartate kinase, translating into MEQKKCIVLKFGGASVSSPEAFASIAEIILQRRSLYQQVVVVVSAMGDTTDDLIALAHKVNPNPPRRELDMLVSVGERISIALLAMALAAKNTEAISFTGSQSGILTTNDHANAKIILVKPQRLLPQLDNGKIVIVAGFQGMSQSGDITTLGRGGSDTTAVALAIALQAEKVEFYKDVNGIYDKDPKKFTDAKLINQLSYKQAYTIMEQGAQVLHARCVRLAEKNSLPLKVLPFNNFLDEKLGTTIQDTVKLKNTISYED; encoded by the coding sequence ATGGAACAAAAAAAATGTATTGTATTAAAATTTGGGGGGGCTTCCGTAAGTTCCCCCGAAGCATTTGCTTCTATCGCTGAAATAATTTTGCAACGGAGATCGCTATATCAGCAAGTTGTCGTCGTAGTTAGCGCTATGGGTGACACAACTGATGATCTTATTGCATTGGCACATAAAGTAAATCCTAATCCACCGAGAAGAGAGCTCGACATGCTCGTTTCTGTTGGAGAAAGAATAAGCATCGCACTATTAGCAATGGCTCTTGCTGCTAAAAATACAGAAGCAATTAGTTTTACTGGTAGCCAATCAGGTATTTTAACAACAAACGATCATGCTAATGCTAAAATTATTTTAGTAAAACCACAGAGATTGTTACCTCAATTAGATAATGGAAAAATCGTAATTGTTGCTGGATTTCAAGGAATGAGTCAAAGCGGTGATATCACAACATTAGGACGTGGAGGTTCTGATACTACCGCTGTAGCTTTAGCCATTGCATTGCAAGCAGAAAAAGTTGAATTTTATAAAGATGTAAATGGTATCTATGACAAAGACCCAAAAAAATTTACTGATGCTAAACTAATAAATCAATTAAGTTACAAACAAGCTTATACAATCATGGAACAAGGTGCGCAGGTTTTACATGCAAGATGTGTTCGACTTGCAGAAAAAAACTCTCTTCCACTGAAAGTATTGCCTTTTAACAACTTTTTAGATGAAAAACTTGGCACAACGATTCAAGACACTGTAAAGTTAAAGAACACTATTTCATATGAAGACTGA
- a CDS encoding NAD(P)H-binding protein — translation MKNIVVVGASGLVGSNVLALLKNTPDVTVTCLVRHPNKIETTENIKEIVFDFEKEEEYKKIGTDIPCHIFFCCIGTTLRKARSLESFHRVDRDYPIKFVEIIKKNTPNSLFVFISSIGVSNPRGYYLSAKCEVEKAITKSLLHYIIVRPSVLLGKRDEFRLAETVGGFFLSKIEKLTKKFNIDDALSFSKYAPIEASTVAKAMVHHALNFDKSIPGMVLEGDSLNHF, via the coding sequence ATGAAAAATATCGTTGTAGTAGGAGCATCTGGACTTGTAGGGAGCAATGTACTTGCATTGCTAAAAAATACCCCTGATGTTACCGTTACTTGTTTAGTTAGACATCCTAATAAAATTGAAACTACAGAAAATATAAAAGAAATTGTTTTTGATTTTGAAAAAGAAGAAGAATATAAAAAAATTGGCACTGATATTCCATGTCACATCTTTTTTTGTTGCATTGGCACAACGTTAAGAAAAGCAAGATCTTTAGAAAGTTTTCATCGGGTAGATAGAGATTATCCCATAAAATTCGTTGAAATTATAAAGAAAAATACCCCCAACTCTTTATTTGTATTTATTTCAAGCATAGGCGTTTCAAATCCTCGAGGTTATTATTTGTCTGCAAAATGTGAAGTAGAAAAAGCAATTACAAAAAGTTTGTTACATTATATCATTGTAAGACCAAGTGTTTTGCTTGGCAAAAGAGATGAATTTAGACTAGCAGAAACTGTTGGTGGATTTTTCCTTTCTAAAATAGAAAAGTTGACTAAAAAATTCAATATTGATGACGCATTATCTTTTAGCAAATATGCCCCTATAGAAGCTTCTACAGTTGCAAAAGCCATGGTTCATCATGCTTTAAATTTTGATAAATCTATCCCTGGAATGGTTTTAGAAGGGGATAGTTTAAATCATTTTTAG
- a CDS encoding cysteine synthase family protein, with translation MKNLYQNVMESVGNVPTVRLNNMHETCKFHNLYLKLESCNPGGSIKEKNAVYLIEQAEKKGLLKKGGVIVESSSGNFGIGLAIVGAAKNYKVFIVVDAKTPSATRKMLEAYGATLIDVPLSEADANGSMQVARMKKAEEIANSTTGAWYPCQHKNTENPTAHSIYTAQEIINNFSGAPDAIVIGLSTSGQLTGIGSYFKKFYPNTKIIAVDVAGSSILGTPPHPYKMTGLGLSFTPPQFNENLIDIAYSINDNLAFSVCHALAKKEGLLLGGSTGAIVAAGLSYALGVKKEQSILMINPDRGDRYLDTIYNKQWIEKQKIVLNSEESLQKEILNLKPIEKFYYKKQGKLL, from the coding sequence ATGAAAAATCTTTATCAAAATGTTATGGAATCAGTTGGAAATGTTCCCACTGTACGCTTAAATAATATGCATGAAACTTGTAAATTTCATAATTTATATCTCAAGCTTGAATCATGTAATCCTGGTGGAAGCATTAAAGAAAAAAATGCTGTTTACTTAATAGAGCAAGCAGAAAAAAAAGGTTTACTAAAAAAAGGTGGGGTTATTGTCGAATCTAGTTCAGGGAATTTTGGAATTGGTCTTGCTATAGTTGGGGCTGCAAAGAATTATAAAGTTTTTATTGTGGTTGATGCAAAAACCCCATCAGCAACAAGGAAAATGCTTGAAGCTTATGGAGCTACTTTAATTGATGTGCCTTTATCAGAAGCCGATGCAAATGGTTCTATGCAAGTTGCGAGAATGAAAAAAGCAGAAGAAATTGCTAATTCAACAACTGGAGCTTGGTATCCATGCCAGCATAAAAACACAGAAAATCCTACCGCACATAGTATTTATACTGCACAAGAAATTATCAATAATTTTTCAGGAGCTCCTGATGCTATAGTCATTGGTTTAAGTACTTCTGGACAACTTACAGGAATTGGATCTTATTTTAAAAAATTTTATCCAAATACAAAAATTATAGCCGTAGATGTCGCTGGCTCAAGCATTCTTGGCACGCCACCACACCCTTATAAAATGACAGGTTTAGGTCTTTCATTTACTCCACCACAATTCAATGAAAATTTAATTGATATTGCATACAGCATTAATGACAATTTAGCTTTTTCTGTTTGTCATGCACTTGCAAAAAAAGAAGGATTGCTGTTAGGAGGTTCCACAGGAGCGATAGTTGCTGCAGGCTTGTCTTATGCATTAGGTGTAAAAAAAGAACAATCCATTTTAATGATCAATCCAGATAGAGGCGATCGTTATTTAGATACTATTTATAATAAACAATGGATTGAAAAACAAAAAATAGTTCTAAATAGTGAAGAATCTTTACAAAAAGAAATTTTAAATTTAAAGCCAATTGAAAAATTTTATTACAAAAAACAGGGTAAATTATTATGA
- a CDS encoding phospholipase D family protein, whose protein sequence is MSVTKNILILFMLLLSAPKIFAGSFNNSNYEICFTPGENCTELITKNIAKAKKTLLIQAYSFTSAPIAKAIIDAKKRGVEVMIILDKSQFSQKYSSAKFLVNQEIQTWKDDKVAIAHNKVMIIDNFTIITGSFNFTKAAQQKNAENVLVIDDANLAKKYSENWYSRQKVSTKVN, encoded by the coding sequence ATGTCAGTCACAAAAAATATTTTAATTTTATTCATGCTTTTACTAAGTGCACCTAAAATTTTTGCAGGAAGCTTTAATAATTCTAATTATGAAATTTGTTTTACCCCTGGAGAAAATTGTACAGAATTAATTACAAAAAATATTGCAAAAGCAAAAAAAACTTTACTTATTCAAGCTTATTCTTTTACAAGTGCACCTATCGCTAAAGCTATTATAGATGCAAAGAAAAGAGGAGTTGAAGTTATGATTATTCTTGATAAGTCACAATTTTCTCAGAAATATTCCTCTGCAAAATTTTTAGTAAATCAAGAAATACAAACTTGGAAAGATGATAAAGTAGCTATTGCACATAATAAAGTTATGATAATTGATAACTTCACAATTATTACAGGAAGTTTTAATTTTACTAAAGCTGCACAACAAAAAAATGCTGAAAATGTTTTAGTTATTGATGATGCTAACTTAGCCAAAAAATATTCTGAAAATTGGTATAGTAGACAAAAAGTATCTACAAAAGTTAATTAA